One window of the Pseudomonas knackmussii B13 genome contains the following:
- a CDS encoding efflux RND transporter permease subunit has protein sequence MNAVNSHHQDKATLLERLIFNNRPIVIALCMLVTLFLAFQATQVRPSTSFEKMIPLKHPFIQNMLAHINDLSNLGNTVRISVEAVNGDIFTKEYMDTLRQIHDEVFYIPGVDRSGLKSLWSPSVRWTEVTEEGFAGGEVIPQTYDGSAKALEKLRDNVLKSGQIGRLVANNFKSSIVDVPLLEVYPDPKDQSKLLKLDYRQFSHELEEKIRDKYQVQNPNVKIHITGFAKKVGDLIDGLVMVVGFFGICFVITLVLLLWFTKCMRSTIAVLSTTLVAVIWQLGLLHTIGFGLDPYSMLVPFLIFAIGISHGVQKINGIALQSSDAETPLLAARRTFRQLFLPGMIAILADAVGFITLLVIDIGVIRELAIGASIGVAVIVFTNLILLPVAISYIGISKRAVDRSKRDAVRDHPFWRLLSNFANSKVAPVSILIALAMFAGGMWQGHHLKIGDLDQGAPELRPDSRYNQDNDFIIRNYSTSSDVLVVMVESAAEGCSSYQTLNAIDALSWKLENTEGVQSAISLVTVSKQVIKGMNEGNLKWETLSRNKDVLNNSISRADGLYNSSCSLAPLLVFLNDHKAETLDRAVKAVQDFAKDHEKDDLKFKLAAGNAGIEAATNEVIKQSELTILILVYICVAVMCLITFRSFAATLCIVLPLILTSVLGNALMATLGIGVKVATLPVIALGVGIGVDYGIYIYTRLESFLRMGLSLQEAYYETLKSTGKAVLFTGLCLAIGVATWIFSAIKFQADMGLMLTFMLLWNMFGALWLLPALARFLINPEKVRTKKASILVH, from the coding sequence ATGAACGCTGTGAACTCACATCATCAAGACAAGGCGACTCTGCTCGAACGCCTGATCTTCAACAACCGCCCGATCGTGATCGCACTCTGCATGCTGGTGACCCTGTTCCTCGCCTTCCAGGCGACTCAGGTGCGTCCGTCCACCAGCTTCGAGAAGATGATTCCGCTCAAGCACCCGTTCATCCAGAACATGCTGGCGCACATCAACGACCTGTCGAACCTCGGCAACACCGTGCGCATCTCCGTCGAGGCGGTGAACGGCGACATCTTCACCAAGGAGTACATGGACACCCTGCGTCAGATCCACGACGAGGTGTTCTACATTCCTGGCGTCGACCGCTCCGGCCTGAAGTCGCTGTGGAGCCCGAGCGTGCGCTGGACCGAGGTGACCGAGGAAGGCTTCGCCGGTGGCGAGGTGATCCCGCAGACCTATGACGGTTCGGCCAAGGCCCTGGAAAAGCTGCGCGACAACGTGCTCAAGTCCGGGCAGATCGGCCGCCTGGTGGCGAACAACTTCAAGTCGAGCATCGTCGACGTGCCGCTGCTGGAGGTCTACCCGGATCCGAAGGACCAGTCCAAGCTGCTCAAGCTGGACTACCGCCAGTTCTCCCATGAACTGGAAGAGAAGATCCGCGACAAGTACCAGGTGCAGAACCCCAACGTGAAGATCCACATCACCGGCTTCGCCAAGAAGGTCGGCGATCTGATCGACGGCCTGGTGATGGTGGTGGGCTTCTTCGGCATCTGCTTCGTCATCACCCTGGTGCTGCTGCTGTGGTTCACCAAGTGCATGCGCTCGACCATCGCGGTGCTCTCGACCACGCTGGTGGCGGTGATCTGGCAGCTCGGCCTGCTGCACACCATCGGCTTCGGGCTGGACCCGTACTCGATGCTGGTGCCGTTCCTGATCTTCGCCATCGGCATCTCCCACGGGGTGCAGAAGATCAACGGTATCGCCCTGCAGTCCAGTGACGCGGAAACCCCGCTGCTGGCCGCGCGCCGCACCTTCCGCCAGCTGTTCCTGCCCGGCATGATCGCCATCCTGGCGGACGCCGTGGGCTTCATCACCCTGCTGGTGATCGACATCGGCGTGATCCGCGAGCTGGCCATCGGCGCGTCCATCGGCGTGGCGGTGATCGTCTTCACCAACCTGATCCTGCTGCCGGTCGCGATCTCCTACATCGGCATCAGCAAGCGCGCCGTCGACCGCAGCAAGCGCGACGCGGTCCGCGACCATCCGTTCTGGCGCCTGCTGTCGAACTTCGCCAACTCCAAAGTGGCCCCGGTCTCCATCCTCATCGCCCTGGCCATGTTCGCCGGCGGCATGTGGCAAGGCCATCACCTGAAGATCGGCGACCTCGACCAGGGCGCGCCGGAGCTGCGTCCGGACTCGCGCTACAACCAGGACAACGACTTCATCATCCGCAACTACTCGACCAGCTCCGACGTGCTGGTGGTGATGGTCGAATCCGCGGCTGAAGGCTGCTCGTCGTACCAGACCCTGAATGCCATCGACGCCCTGTCGTGGAAGCTGGAAAACACCGAAGGCGTGCAGTCGGCGATTTCCCTGGTCACCGTCTCCAAGCAGGTGATCAAGGGCATGAACGAAGGCAACCTGAAGTGGGAAACCCTGTCCCGCAACAAGGACGTGCTGAACAACTCGATCAGCCGTGCCGACGGCCTGTACAACAGCAGCTGCTCGCTGGCGCCCCTGCTGGTGTTCCTCAACGACCACAAGGCCGAGACCCTCGACCGCGCGGTCAAGGCGGTGCAGGACTTCGCCAAGGACCACGAGAAGGACGACCTGAAGTTCAAGCTCGCTGCGGGTAACGCCGGTATCGAGGCGGCCACCAACGAGGTGATCAAGCAGTCCGAGCTGACCATCCTGATCCTGGTGTACATCTGCGTGGCGGTGATGTGCCTGATCACCTTCCGCTCCTTCGCCGCGACCCTGTGCATCGTCCTGCCGCTGATCCTCACCTCGGTGCTGGGCAACGCGCTGATGGCGACCCTGGGCATCGGCGTGAAGGTCGCGACTCTGCCGGTGATCGCCCTCGGCGTGGGGATCGGCGTGGACTACGGGATCTACATCTACACCCGCCTGGAGTCCTTCCTGCGCATGGGCCTGAGCCTGCAGGAGGCCTACTACGAGACCCTGAAGTCCACCGGCAAGGCGGTACTGTTCACCGGTCTGTGCCTGGCCATCGGCGTGGCTACCTGGATCTTCTCGGCGATCAAGTTCCAGGCCGACATGGGGCTGATGCTGACCTTCATGCTCCTCTGGAACATGTTCGGCGCGCTCTGGCTGCTGCCGGCCCTGGCCCGCTTCCTGATCAATCCGGAGAAGGTGCGGACCAAGAAGGCATCGATCCTGGTGCACTGA
- a CDS encoding WD40/YVTN/BNR-like repeat-containing protein, with the protein MREPLWHAMSEGSACAAKRSPSSLRTTLSMLGALSLMLIANAPLHANAATENPSDGYAIASAKASSSLILSLAHAGKRLVAVGDRGHILYSDDNGQSWTQAKVPTQQMLTAVFFIDEKKGWAVGHDSQILATEDGGSTWTRQFEDLNRQAPLLDVWFQDASHGVAVGAYGAMLETHDGGKSWEDISERVSNEDQLHLNGITAVKDSGLLVVGESGVIFRSKDWGTTWEKVQGPYEGSLFGAVGTNQAGTVLVYGLRGHLFRSADFGEHWQQVALPVSGDGNLEFGLSEGSLLPDGSIAVVGNGGSVLLSKDDGQTFSIFNRPDRLALSGVVAAGNGNLVLGGQGGIHLASATGAELTEQQ; encoded by the coding sequence ATGCGTGAGCCCCTGTGGCACGCCATGAGCGAAGGGTCCGCGTGCGCGGCCAAGCGTTCTCCCTCGTCGCTGCGCACGACCTTGTCGATGCTCGGCGCTCTCTCCCTGATGCTGATCGCCAACGCCCCGCTGCATGCCAATGCGGCGACGGAAAATCCTTCCGACGGCTACGCCATCGCTTCGGCCAAAGCCTCCAGCTCGCTGATCCTCAGCCTGGCGCATGCCGGCAAGCGGCTCGTTGCCGTCGGCGATCGCGGGCACATCCTCTATTCCGATGACAACGGTCAGAGCTGGACCCAGGCCAAGGTGCCGACCCAGCAGATGCTGACCGCGGTGTTCTTCATCGACGAGAAGAAGGGCTGGGCGGTCGGCCACGACTCGCAGATCCTCGCCACCGAAGACGGCGGCAGCACCTGGACCCGTCAGTTCGAAGACCTCAATCGTCAGGCTCCGCTGCTGGATGTCTGGTTCCAGGACGCGAGCCACGGCGTGGCCGTGGGCGCCTATGGCGCCATGCTGGAAACCCACGACGGCGGCAAGAGCTGGGAAGACATCAGCGAGCGCGTGAGCAACGAGGACCAACTGCACCTCAACGGCATCACCGCGGTGAAGGATTCCGGCCTGCTGGTAGTCGGCGAGTCCGGGGTGATCTTCCGTTCCAAGGACTGGGGCACCACCTGGGAGAAAGTCCAGGGCCCCTACGAGGGTTCGCTGTTCGGCGCCGTGGGCACCAACCAGGCTGGCACCGTGCTGGTCTACGGCCTGCGCGGCCACCTGTTCCGCTCCGCCGATTTCGGCGAGCACTGGCAACAGGTCGCGCTGCCGGTCTCCGGTGACGGCAACCTCGAGTTCGGTCTTTCCGAAGGATCGCTCCTGCCCGATGGCAGCATCGCCGTCGTCGGCAATGGCGGCAGCGTGCTGCTGAGCAAGGACGACGGCCAGACCTTCAGCATCTTCAACCGTCCTGACCGACTGGCGCTGTCCGGCGTCGTCGCTGCCGGTAACGGCAACCTGGTACTGGGCGGGCAGGGCGGTATCCACCTGGCTTCGGCGACCGGCGCCGAGCTGACAGAACAACAATAA
- a CDS encoding DUF1302 domain-containing protein, translated as MRVSSRPALLRFAAVRAGFALAGMMPLLLAGQASAMEFKVLDNQVSGSLDTTLSYGTLWRVQGQDKNNNDINSNDGNRNFDTGLVSEVYKITSDLQANYNNYGLFVRGLAFYDTQIMDKRNDYFDNNQPPQPSQSYPYNDRFTGDTRDNAGNGMEILDAYVSGSWDLGEMPLSARLGRQVFNWGEGLFYRGGVNTTNPVNASAFHLPGSELKEVLMPVEAVSFNLGLTDNLSMDTFYQWNWKETKLDPAGTFFSETDLFADGGNTAYTTVSALSNPLFQSLYPQLSAAHVGGLQGTSYLDSNGIFKVASIGKDINAKDDGQFGVAFRYLAEQLNSTEFGFYFVNYHAKEPSISAHLNPSYAGLNVDQLAGLGGFSSYDQLMAAANGGNAGAQQVLGLVNGAAAVDVANQVEAQREYLENIRMYGLSFNTTVGNASLFGEVAYRPNLPIGIATTNDLLGDLLNQAAALASGKTVNIGGKPVALNSEIHNYERVEAFNSSLGTIYNFGPGLSFDSLMGVAEIAAEQLRGSSLKYTAYDGSVRYYSSRANSAYVSGYDRGDQVDRNAYGYTLLMSGTWNDVYAGINVSPYVVYRDDFQGNSYQTGNFIEGRQAYTLGLKATYLNSLEGEIQYTDFYGAGQNNATRDRDNVGVSVKYSF; from the coding sequence ATGCGTGTTTCTTCCCGCCCTGCGTTGCTGCGTTTCGCCGCCGTGCGCGCCGGCTTCGCCCTGGCCGGCATGATGCCGCTGCTGCTGGCCGGACAGGCCTCCGCCATGGAATTCAAAGTGCTCGACAACCAGGTCAGCGGCTCGCTGGACACCACGCTGTCCTACGGCACGCTATGGCGGGTGCAGGGGCAGGACAAGAACAACAACGACATCAACAGCAACGACGGTAACCGCAACTTCGACACCGGGCTGGTCTCGGAGGTGTACAAGATCACCTCCGACCTGCAGGCCAACTACAACAACTACGGCCTGTTCGTGCGCGGTCTGGCGTTCTACGACACGCAGATCATGGACAAGCGCAACGACTACTTCGACAACAACCAGCCGCCGCAGCCGAGCCAGAGCTACCCCTACAACGACCGCTTCACCGGCGATACCCGCGACAACGCCGGCAACGGCATGGAAATCCTCGACGCCTATGTGTCCGGCAGCTGGGACCTGGGCGAGATGCCGCTCTCCGCGCGCCTGGGTCGCCAGGTGTTCAACTGGGGCGAGGGCCTGTTCTACCGGGGCGGCGTGAACACCACCAACCCGGTGAACGCCTCGGCCTTCCACCTGCCCGGTTCCGAGCTGAAGGAAGTGCTGATGCCAGTGGAGGCGGTGAGCTTCAACCTCGGCCTCACCGACAACCTGTCGATGGACACCTTCTATCAATGGAACTGGAAGGAAACCAAGCTCGACCCGGCCGGCACCTTCTTCTCCGAGACCGACCTCTTCGCCGACGGCGGCAACACCGCTTACACCACGGTTTCCGCGCTGTCGAACCCGCTGTTCCAGAGCCTCTATCCGCAACTCTCGGCGGCCCACGTCGGCGGCCTGCAGGGTACCTCCTACCTGGACTCCAACGGCATCTTCAAGGTTGCCAGCATCGGCAAGGACATCAACGCCAAGGACGACGGCCAGTTCGGCGTTGCCTTCCGCTACCTGGCCGAGCAACTCAACTCCACCGAATTCGGCTTCTATTTCGTCAACTACCACGCCAAGGAGCCAAGCATCTCGGCGCACCTGAACCCGTCCTACGCCGGGCTGAACGTCGACCAGTTAGCCGGGCTCGGCGGGTTCAGTTCCTATGACCAACTGATGGCCGCAGCCAACGGCGGCAACGCTGGCGCGCAGCAAGTGCTGGGGCTCGTGAACGGTGCCGCGGCAGTCGACGTGGCCAACCAGGTCGAAGCGCAGCGCGAGTACCTGGAAAACATCCGCATGTACGGCCTGAGCTTCAACACCACGGTGGGCAACGCCTCGCTGTTCGGTGAAGTCGCCTATCGGCCGAACCTGCCGATCGGCATCGCCACCACCAACGACCTGCTCGGCGACCTGCTCAACCAGGCCGCCGCCCTGGCCAGCGGCAAGACCGTCAACATCGGTGGCAAGCCGGTGGCGCTCAACAGCGAGATCCACAACTACGAGCGGGTCGAGGCGTTCAACAGCTCGCTGGGCACCATCTACAACTTCGGCCCGGGGCTGAGCTTCGACTCGCTGATGGGCGTTGCCGAGATCGCCGCCGAGCAGCTGCGCGGCAGCAGCCTGAAGTACACCGCCTACGACGGCTCGGTGCGCTACTACTCCAGCCGCGCCAACTCCGCCTACGTTTCCGGCTACGACCGTGGCGACCAGGTCGACCGCAACGCCTACGGCTACACCCTGCTCATGTCGGGCACCTGGAACGACGTGTACGCCGGCATCAACGTCTCGCCCTACGTGGTCTACCGCGACGACTTCCAGGGCAACTCCTACCAGACCGGCAACTTCATCGAAGGCCGCCAGGCCTACACCCTGGGCCTGAAGGCGACCTACCTGAACAGCCTGGAAGGGGAGATCCAGTACACCGACTTCTACGGTGCCGGACAGAACAACGCCACCCGCGACCGCGACAACGTCGGTGTCAGCGTCAAGTACTCCTTCTGA